In the Brettanomyces nanus chromosome 1, complete sequence genome, GGCTGAATGGTACACCACTGCAAGAACTGCTGCTTCCATTGCATgacagaaacagaagatgtGCATAGAATTATTGCTGACTTCCTGATAGTACAGGCAGCGGTAATTCCAACCAATGTCTTACCTGCGCCACAAGGTAAGACGATAATACCAGACCTGGCACGTCCATTACCGAACATCTTACTCAAAGACTTCTCTTGATACGGTCTGATCTGTGTAGAAGGTTTCAAATCGATTTCCAAATTTGGATTTCGAAGATCGTTTCTAAAATCGTATTCTTCCAACATAGGATAGTCAATTTCTTGACATCTTTTCTTGACAATCTCCACTGATGCTGTGGATATTTGAAATGCATGAACTGTATCGAGATCACCTTCACCATCATCGCCTTCACCAATAACACTTTCGTAGATGTCTTCGACTGTAGGATCTGGGGCTGATGCTGAGCTTTTCGCAGGCCCCGATGGACCCGATGGACCCGATGGACCCGATGGGCCAGATGCTGAGTTTGCGGGACCGGAAATTGCCCCAATAGCCAAACCACTTGCTGGGCTTACCCTTTCAAGTTCGTCGTCATTAGAATCTGCATCGTTAGAGTCACCGGTATGAACCCTCAGCTTTCCTATAACCTCATCATGTAATAACATCCTAAGAATATCAGCCTGAGAGCTCTCGACAAAGTAGTGATTGTGCTTCAACACCAACTTTACCTTACCGTAGGAATGAGTTGCCTGTTTGATGAACTCAACCACACTGGGGGCCACTGGAACCTTACTCAATCTATTCAACACGGagatgatatcatcagTCTCTAAGCCAACAGAAACTGCAGCATACAACGAATGAGTAGTGATTCTGTACTCGTGAATGAAACTTGGACGGCTGACAGGCTCAGCAATGGTAATTAAAAAATCCTGAGCCTGTTCAAATAAAGGCGAAAAACTCTCCAAGTAGATACGACCGTCCACAGGGTTGATCCATAAAGGTCTAGAGGCATGATCAGGCTTGAGCTTCAAGAAACTAAAGTCCGAGTATCCAAAGATCCGAGAAACGGAATCTGGAACGAACTCGGCTGGTCTGTCCATCTCCATAGCTTTCTGCTCGGctttctccatctcttcGGCCTCCAATGCATCTTTATGCTTCACGCCCTTCTTATTCCGGACTCTTTtaccaagaagatccaaatgAGAATCTGCTGTATCATCAGTCGATCCATCGTCTGAGGAGAAATAGTCATCATCCTTAGGACTGACATCGATAGAATTActcatgatgatgataataaGAAGTAGTAGTCCCGAAGAGAACAAGAATCTAGAAGTCACTCAGTCAAGTTTTTATATATTCTTGATTATATAATCGGGAGAAGAAGtctaaaaaaaaaaaaggatttaGTATGCAAATATTAGTTAAACAAGTCTCTCTAGTCATCGAATTTAAAGCTTCCACTGGCCATGGTGATTCTACCACCTCTGTATCCacctcttttcatcttgttCTTATTCTTGGTGAAATCCTTACCTCTCACCTTTATAAGTTTCTCTGCAGCTCTTTCTCCCCAGTTACCAGCAACACCTTTATATGAGTTATCcattaatttttcatctgcAAACACCACTTTCGATCTGTCCACTCTAGAGAAgtgattcttttcctctgatgcagcttcttttggctTTTTATGGGATGAAGTATCAGTGGAGTCtgattttcttttcgaCAGTGAGCTTTCATTGGAGATCTTAGGAGTACTTGAGCTTTCACTAGAGCTTTCACTAGAGCTTTCACTGGAGCTCTCACTGGAGCCCTCACTAGAGCCCTCACTGGAGCCCTCACTAGAGCCCTCACTAGAGCCCTCACTGGAGCCCTCACTAGAGCCCTCACTAGAGCTTTCACTGTCTGAGCTGTCCGAGCTGTCTGATTCACTAGAGCTGTCTGATCCACTGGAGCTATCTGATCCACTAGAGCTCTCGCCAGATTCATCACTAGTACTCTCGCTGGAGCTCTCACTGGAGCCCTTACCAGTACTCTCATTAGAGCTCTTACCAGTGCTTTCATTGGAGCTCTCACTAGATTCATCGCTAGAGCTCTCACTGTCTGAGCTATCTGAACTGTCTGAATCTGAACTGTCTGAATCTGAACTGTCCGAGCTGTCCGAGCCACTAGAGCTATCTGAACCACTAGAGCTCTCACCGTCTGAGCTATCTGATCCACCAGAGCTCTCACCGTCTGAGCTGTCTGAACTATCAGAACTGCTTGAACTATCAGAGCTATCGGAACTCTCACCAGAACTCTCGTTCTTCTTAACTTCACCCTTCTTAACTTCACCCTTCTTAACTTCACCCTTGACCTCTCCCTCACTCTCACTACTCTCAGGAGATACTGTCACAGATTCCTCGTCAATAAAATCCTCTAACTTCTTCCCTATCTTCATATTAAtcacctccttcttgagtatcttcttcaaagctttATTAGCTTCGTCGtattcatttctctttAAGAAATCGCTAATATAAGCAAGcaaaagatctttcttcGACATTTTGACAAGTGAATAAGATAAAGACAAGAGGATCAAAAGGCCTaaaaacttttcaccttGTCCAAattttctcatcttcatcttcttttctcaaaCAGCGCATCCTTGCACCACCTatatttgaaatcaagttTTGTTGAGTAAGATAGATCTGGTTAACAGACTAGTTGTTTCTTCTCGGAGGCAATAATTATgagcaaagaaagacaaaTTGTGATCATTACGTCTGATGGAGACCGGTTTACGGTGGAAAGGAAAGTGGCGGAAAAATCGATTTTGATCAAAAACATGCTAAAGAATCTATTGCCACCAGAAGGGGAGGAGCCGGACAGTGACGAAGACAACGAAGATAATGAACCAATTGAAATCCCTACACAAAATGTTCGATCTGCCGTTATGAAGAATATTTTAGAATGGTGCGAGCACTACAAAGATTACAACTTTCCAGACGACGAACAGGACGACGACTCTAAGAAATCGGCTCCTATTGATCCATGGGACAGTAATTTCTTGAACGTCGATCAAGAAATGCTCTACGAAATCATTTTAGCTGCCAATTATTTGAATATTAAACCACTTCTTAACGCTGGATGTAAAGTTGTTGCCGAGATGATCCGTGGAAAGTCTCCAGAGGAGATCAGAAAAACTTTTAATATTGTCAATGACTTTACTCCTGAGGAGGAGGCTGCcataagaagagagaacGAATGGGCTGAAGATCGTTGACTTAACTATCACTAACTTAGTATCTATCCATCTACCTATataaaaatcaaaaaaCTTGCTTCATTCTCATTATGTCCAAATGCGGTAATTTTCACCAGTTCGGTTTTCTCCATTGCTACATCTTTTAACCTCCTCtaacttctttttctcctcctgATTTGCTATCAAAACACATCCTCTATGAGCACCGACATCCGTTCCAGAGCAGGAAGTGTTAAGTTCAGTCGTTCGGCCAAGCGATCGTCCAACTCGCCGTCTGTATCCaggcttctttctcctaCTACTTCGTCCAAATTGAAGCATGGAAAGAGGACTATATCCGAGATCAAGGATGGATTTAAGGCAAAGTTGAGGCCGAAATCTCGAAGTAGGAAGTCTCTCGACTTGGTGAATGACTCTGACTCCGTCATTCGTTCCTctgcttcctcttctttgctGGCTCCAATGATTCCAGttgcttcaacaacttctgcAGCACCTGGTAGCACCGACACTGAGGATGACGTCGAGATTCATGGTGACTTCTCTATCGAACCAGAAGTTTCTGCACAGGTACCAAACATGACCCGTGGACTCACCTTAAAGACAAATATCGCCCCTACCTCGAAAGACACCATAAAGACCCCAGTCATCAAGGTGTCATCGCTACAGACCCCTCAGGCTCGCCCCTCTGCTGGCCATCAGAGTGGTATTTTGTCATCGTTTATTGGTTCTTTAAACCTCAAAACTCTCGGCTCTCTTGGCTCAAAGACCGGTATCTTCAGCGAAGATGAGACACCAATTGAGGACAATCAGTCTATCTCTGATTCCATCTTGAGGTCACCGTCTCCTTCAGCCGATAGTGTCACTTTTAAACCTGTTAAGAAGTCTCTATTTAGTACTTTAGGCCAAGGAGGACTCACTTTAGCTAGTGTTATTGGCACAGATCCTCACAATCCAGATTTATCTTCCAGTAATCTGAGAAGCCCCAACTTTTCATACGATCCACCTAAAAAGCGTTCATCTGGTAGTGATACTTCCTTCAGTGTTCAGCGATCCCCCAACAGTGTTCGAAGTAAAAGTATAGTCGATTCCGAAGCTCTAAAGAACTTGGACGAGTCCTTAGATGATTATAATAACGAAAATCCGTCTAAACGAGTCAGGTTATC is a window encoding:
- a CDS encoding uncharacterized protein (BUSCO:EOG093446K6) produces the protein MSKERQIVIITSDGDRFTVERKVAEKSILIKNMLKNLLPPEGEEPDSDEDNEDNEPIEIPTQNVRSAVMKNILEWCEHYKDYNFPDDEQDDDSKKSAPIDPWDSNFLNVDQEMLYEIILAANYLNIKPLLNAGCKVVAEMIRGKSPEEIRKTFNIVNDFTPEEEAAIRRENEWAEDR
- the SSL2 gene encoding DNA repair helicase RAD25 (BUSCO:EOG09340OIQ); its protein translation is MSNSIDVSPKDDDYFSSDDGSTDDTADSHLDLLGKRVRNKKGVKHKDALEAEEMEKAEQKAMEMDRPAEFVPDSVSRIFGYSDFSFLKLKPDHASRPLWINPVDGRIYLESFSPLFEQAQDFLITIAEPVSRPSFIHEYRITTHSLYAAVSVGLETDDIISVLNRLSKVPVAPSVVEFIKQATHSYGKVKLVLKHNHYFVESSQADILRMLLHDEVIGKLRVHTGDSNDADSNDDELERVSPASGLAIGAISGPANSASGPSGPSGPSGPSGPAKSSASAPDPTVEDIYESVIGEGDDGEGDLDTVHAFQISTASVEIVKKRCQEIDYPMLEEYDFRNDLRNPNLEIDLKPSTQIRPYQEKSLSKMFGNGRARSGIIVLPCGAGKTLVGITAACTIRKSAIILCTSSVSVMQWKQQFLQWCTIQPNQVAVFTSESKEMFTGDAGLVVSTYSMVANTRNRSHDSQKVMDFITSREWGFIILDEVHVVPAAMFRRVVTTIAAHAKLGLTATLVREDEKISDLNFLIGPKLYEANWMELSQKGHIANVQCAEVWCPMTSEFYQEYLRENSRKRMLLYIMNPTKFQACQFLIQYHENRGDKIIVFADNVYALQEYALKLGKPFIYGSTPQQERMNILQNFQYNDKVNTIFLSKVGDTSIDLPEATCLIQISSHYGSRRQEAQRLGRILRAKRRNDEGFNAFFYSLVSKDTQEMYYSTKRQAFLVDQGYAFKIITHLHGMENLPNLAYSTPKERRELLQEVLLKNEEAAGVELGEDSENFIGHGVSKRLKTTVSRATKNQSSLSGLAGGEDMAYVEYSRNKNKELSGAHHPFFQKNYYKKKKK